From a single Salvelinus sp. IW2-2015 unplaced genomic scaffold, ASM291031v2 Un_scaffold2275, whole genome shotgun sequence genomic region:
- the LOC139025112 gene encoding uncharacterized protein, whose product MAHCRKKLFQVFEKGKMQLSSYPHLCTTPQLSSPLYHPQLSLTSVPPPSYPHLCTTPQLSSPSVPPPQLSSPPYHLPAILTSVPPPAIPPPDHPQLSPPPTTPQLSPPPDHPPAIPNSRPPPSYPHLRTTPQLSPPPDHPAIPHLRTTPQLSPTPDHPSYPHLRTTPQLSPPPDHPPAIPTSGPPSYPHLRTTPSYPHLRTTQLSPPPDHPQLSHLRTPTSYPHLRTTQLSPPPDTPPAIPTSGPPPSYPHLRTTPS is encoded by the coding sequence atggctcattgcaggaaaaagctgtttcaggtgtttgaaaaggGCAAAATGCAGCTATCCAGCTATCCTCACCTCTGTACCACCCCCCAGCTATCCTCACCTCTGTACCACCCCCAGCTATCCCTCACCTCTGTACCACCCCCCAGCTATCCTCACCTCTGTACCACCCCCCAGCTATCCTCACCTTCTGTACCACCCCCCCAGCTATCCTCACCGCCGTACCACCTCCCAGCTATCCTCACCTCCGTACCACCCCCAGCTATCCCACCTCCTGACCACCCCCAGCTATCCCCACCTCCGACCACCCCCCAGCTATCCCCACCTCCTGACCACCCCCCAGCTATCCCCAACTCCAGACCACCCCCCAGCTATCCCCACCTCCGGACCACCCCCCAGCTATCCCCACCTCCGGACCACCCAGCTATCCCCCACCTCCGGACCACCCCCCAGCTATCCCCAACTCCTGACCACCCCAGCTATCCCCACCTCCGGACCACCCCCCAGCTATCCCCACCTCCGGACCACCCCCCAGCTATCCCCACCTCCGGACCACCCAGCTATCCCCACCTCCGGACCACCCCCAGCTATCCCCACCTCCGGACCACCCAGCTATCCCCACCTCCGGACCACCCCCAGCTATCCCACCTCCGGACACCCACCAGCTATCCCCACCTCCGGACCACCCAGCTATCCCCACCTCCGGACACACCCCCAGCTATCCCCACCTCCGGACCACCCCCCAGCTATCCCCACCTCCGGACCACCCCCAGTTAA
- the LOC139025113 gene encoding uncharacterized protein, whose product SPSTPAIPVPVHSAFPSTLPSPSTPPSPSTPAIPVPVHSAIPIPSTPPSPVPPPSPSTPPSPSPSTLPCPVHSAFPVHSAIPVPVHSPSRHSAFPPLRLPRSTCSASPSTPPSRPSSLRPLRLPRPLAIPVTPPSPSHPPSQAPVHSAIPVHSAIPVPSTPPFPSTPPSPSTPPSPSTPPPRTLRNPRPLRHPRPLRLPRPLRLPRPLRHPSPSTPPSPSPSTPPSPSPSTPPSRPPPPSSTPPSPPLRHPVHSASRHSAIPVHSAIPVHSADPRPRPLRFPVHSAIPSTPPSPSTPPSPSPSTPPSPSPSTPPSPSLAHPRPLRLPRPLRHPRPRPTLPSPSTPPSPSTPPSRPRPLCLPVHSAFPVTPPSPSPSTPLPRPLRLPVHSASRVHSAIPSPSTPPSPSTPPSPSTPPSPSTRHPRPRPLRHPVHSPSVPVHSAIPVHSAIPPLAIPSPVHSAIPVHSAIPVPVHSAVPVHSAFPVHSAVPVHSAFPVHSAIPPALPPLRLPVHSAFPVHSAIPVPVHSAILRPLRHPRPVHSAFPSTLPSPSTPPSTPPSPFHSAVPVHSAIPSPSTPPSPSTPPSPSTPPSPSTPAVPRPLRHPRPSAFPVHSAIPVHSAPCPLAIPIPSTPPIPSHSAIPVHSAIPVHSAIPVPVHSAIPSTPPSPSTPPSPSTPPSPSPPPSPSPSTPPSTVHSAIPVPRHPHPQSTPPSPSTPPSPPLPIPPTPPSLSTPPSLSTPP is encoded by the exons TCCCCGTCCACTCCCGCGATCCCCGTCCCCGTCCACTCCGCCTTCCCGTCCACTCTGCCTTCCCCGTCCACTCCGCCTTCCCCGTCCACTCCCGCCATCCCCGtccccgtccactccgccatcCCCATCCCGTCCACTCCGCCATCCCCCGTCCCTCCGCCTtccccgtccactccgccatccccgtccCCGTCCACTCTGCCATGCCCCGTCCACTCCGCCTtccccgtccactccgccatccccgtccCCGTCCACTCTCCTTCCCGTCACTCCGCCTTCCC TCCACTCCGCCTTCCCCGTTCCACCTGTTCCGCCtccccgtccactccgccatcCCGTCCCTCGTCCCTCCGTCCACTCCGCCTTCCCCGTCCACTCGCCATCCCCGTCACTCCGCCATCCCCGTCTCACCCGCCATCCCAAGCccccgtccactccgccatccccgtccactccgccatccccgtccCGTCCACTCCGCCGTTCCCGTCCACTCCGCCTTCCCCGTCCACTCCGCCGTCCCCGTCCACTCCGCCTCCCCGTACACTCCGCAatccccgtccactccgccatccccgtccactccgccttccccgtccactccgccttccccgtccactccgccacccgtccccgtccactccgccatccccgtccccgtccactccgccttccccatccccgtccactccgccatcCCGTCCACCTCCGCCATCGTCCACTCCGCCTTCCCCGCCACTCCGCCATCCCGTCCACTCCGCTTCCCGTcactccgccatccccgtccactccgccatccccgtccactcCGCCGATCCCCGTCCCCGCCCACTCCGCTTCCCCGTCCACTCTGCCATTCCCTCCACTCCGCCTtccccgtccactccgccatccccgtccccgtccactccgccatccccatccccgtccactccgccatcCCCGTCACTCGCGCATCCCCGTCCACTCCGCCTtccccgtccactccgccatccccgtccCCGTCCAACTCTGCCATCCCCGTCCACTCCGCCTtccccgtccactccgccatcCCGTCCCCGTCCACTCTGCCTTCCCGTCCACTCCGCCTTCCCCGTcactccgccatccccgtccCCGTCCACTCCGCTTCCCCGTCCACTCCGCCTCCCCGTCCACTCCGCATCCCGCGTCCACTCCGCCATCCCGTCCCCGTCCACTCCGCCTtccccgtccactccgccatccccgtccactccgccatccccgtccactcgccatccccgtccccgtccactccgccatcCCGTCCACTCCCCATCCGtccccgtccactccgccatccccgtccactccgccatcCCGCCACTCGCCATCCCAAGccccgtccactccgccatccccgtccactccgccatccccgtccCCGTCCACTCCGCCGTTCCCGTCCACTCCGCCTTCCCCGTCCACTCCGCCGTCCCCGTCCACTCCGCCTTCCCCGTACACTCCGCAATCCCTCCCGCCCTCCCGCCACTCCGCCTTCCCGTCCACTCCGCCTtccccgtccactccgccatccccgtccccgtccactccgccatcctccgtccactccgccatccccgtccCGTCCACTCCGCCTTCCCGTCCACTCTGCCATCCCCGTCCACTCCGCCGTCCACTCCGCCGTCCCCGTTCCACTCCGCCGtccccgtccactccgccatcccgtccccgtccactccgccgtccccgtccactccgccttccccgtccactccgccatccccgtccactcCCGCCGTCccccgtccactccgccatccccgtccatCCGCCTtccccgtccactccgccatccccgtccactcCGCCCCCTGTCCACTCGCCATCCCCATCCCGTCCACTCCGCCCATCCCGTCCcactccgccatccccgtccactccgccatccccgtccactccgccatccccgtccccgtccactccgccatcccgtccactccgccatccccgtccactccgccatccccgtccactccgccatccccgtccCCTCCGCCATCCCCatccccgtccactccgccatccaccgtccactccgccatccccgtccctcgccatccccatccccagtccactccgccatccccgtccactccgccatcCCCGCCACTCCCCATCCCGCCCACTCCGCCTTCCCTGTCCACTCCGCCTTCCCTGTCCACTCCGCCATAg
- the LOC112073490 gene encoding D(1) dopamine receptor-like, translating to MDLTNDTTVITDSDRGVLLDDSSTRVLTGCFLSLLILSTLLGNILVCAAVTKCRHLRSKVTNFFVISLAVSDLLVAVLVMPWKAVTEVAGFWPFGSFCDTWVAFDIMCSTASILNLCVISVDRYWAISSPFCYERKMTPKVAFVMISVAWTLSVLISFIPVQLSWHNAHTFTSTSITTSTSTPYGLQAPPDSSNPVGDNNTHQPPQDWDNCHFSLNRTYAISTSLISFYIPVIIMVAIYTQIYRITHRQIRCIATLERAAESAKNRHNSMGGGGGGSSISESESSFKMTFKRETKVLKTLTLIVGVFVCCWLPFFILNCMVPFCEPSPRGAADSFTCISPTMFDVFVWLGWANSSINPVIYAFNPDFRKAFSILLGCNRLCPGDHGMSQ from the coding sequence ATGGATCTGACGAATGACACTACGGTCATCACAGACAGCGACAGGGGCGTCTTATTGGATGACTCCTCAACCCGTGTCCTGACTGGCTGTTTCCTCTCGCTGCTCATCCTCTCCACGTTGCTCGGCAACATCCTTGTGTGTGCCGCCGTCACCAAGTGCCGTCACCTGCGTTCCAAAGTCACCAACTTCTTTGTGATCTCGTTGGCCGTCTCCGACCTCCTGGTCGCTGTCCTGGTGATGCCGTGGAAGGCCGTGACGGAGGTCGCAGGGTTCTGGCCGTTTGGCTCCTTCTGCGACACTTGGGTGGCGTTCGACATCATGTGCTCCACGGCGTCCATCTTGAACCTGTGTGTGATCAGCGTAGACCGTTACTGGGCAATATCCAGCCCGTTCTGCTATGAGAGGAAGATGACTCCTAAAGTGGCGTTTGTGATGATCAGCGTGGCCTGGACGCTCTCTGTCCTCATCTCCTTCATCCCCGTCCAGCTCAGCTGGCACAATGCCCATACCTTTACCTCTACCTCCATCACTACCTCCACATCCACYCCCTACGGCCTCCAGGCCCCCCCAGACTCCTCTAACCCTGTTGGGGATAACAACACACATCAGCCCCCCCAGGACTGGGACAACTGTCACTTCAGCTTGAACCGGACCTACGCCATCTCTACCTCTCTGATCAGCTTCTATATCCCAGTGATCATCATGGTGGCCATCTACACCCAAATCTACCGCATCACTCACCGTCAGATCAGATGCATCGCCACCCTAGAAAGGGCCGCAGAGAGCGCCAAGAACCGACACAACAGTATGGGCGGAGGTGGCGGAGGATCCAGCATATCCGAATCAGAAAGCTCGTTCAAGATGACGTTCAAACGGGAGACAAAGGTCCTGAAGACGCTGACTCTGATCGTGGGCGTGTTCGTGTGCTGCTGGCTGCCCTTCTTCATCCTGAACTGCATGGTGCCGTTCTGTGAGCCGTCGCCCCGCGGTGCCGCGGACTCCTTCACCTGTATCAGCCCcactatgtttgatgtgtttgtgtggttgggCTGGGCCAACTCTTCCATCAACCCCGTCATATACGCCTTCAACCCAGACTTCCGTAAGGCCTTCTCTATCCTCCTGGGCTGCAACAGACTCTGTCCCGGGGATCACGGCATGTCTCAATAA
- the LOC139025114 gene encoding uncharacterized protein, whose protein sequence is MCEDGDGGVDGDGDGDAEWTGMAEWGRRMGKAECDGWRRRSGRGQDGGVDGDGGSSGRDWRSDGDGGVDGDGDGGVDGEGGVGRGRRSGRGRGWRSGRGRGWRMWTGMAEWTGWRSGRRDGGVDGEAEWTGMAEWTGMGKAEWTGTGMAEWEAE, encoded by the coding sequence ATGTGCGAggacggggatggcggagtggacggggatGGGGACGGGGATGCGGAGTGGACGGGAATGGCGGAGTGGGGACGGCGGATGGGGAAGGCGGAGTGTGACGGGTGGAGGAGGCGGAGTGGACGGGGACAGGATGGCGGAGTGGACGGCGATGGCGGATCGAGTGGACGGGATTGGCGGAGTGACGGGgatggcggagtggacggggacggggatggcggagtggacggggaGGGCGGAGTGGGACGGGGAAGGCGGAGTGGACGGggacggggatggcggagtggacggggacggggatggcggatgtGGACGGGAATGGCGGAGTGGACGGGATGGCGGAGTGGACGGCGGgatggcggagtggacggggaggcggagtggacggggatggcggagtggacggggatggggaaggcggagtggacggggacggggatggcggagtgGGAGGCGGAGTGA